The Rosa rugosa chromosome 1, drRosRugo1.1, whole genome shotgun sequence genomic sequence ccaaaataaggGGCTttcccattaattttctttccaaattcatgattcaacataattcacaaaataaacccctaaacttacaaaagctagcttggaaacatacgagcaacaatgtacaaaagttccacaccaagctttgcttcaaagccaaaactagctagccttactaCAAAAAACATCTTCGCAGTCACATTCCTAcatcaaactctgtatataatcagccacttcaatgcgcacctcgtcaatttGATCAGGGGATGTGACACCATTGATAGGGTCAGAAAACTCTGCTACAAGTTCATCTGCAACCTGGAATACTCTAAACTCTTAGACTTACAATAAGATTTCAATGAGAACTTGTATAATCTGAAAAATTGAATGGCTGTAACTGAGCTAATGGCACTTGCATGCCAATAATACAACTCCTCAAAGGATTGACCATGAAATGAAGGTATATTATAAGCTATAACTTCATACAGCTTATCAGTTAATAACATGCAGCAGACAACTTAACACTTAAACAACTGGTTATCTTTTGAAAATGACTGTTCATGCACAAAGGGACACAAAACTTGGATAAGATGAGTTTTTGTATCCTTAAAACCACGGATAACTCCTTGAAGAACCAAAGATGCTACAACTGCAGAAGCACCAACTTTATGAGTAATCAAACAGAGAGCTCAAAAAAGAGCAATCTCTCACTTCCCTATGACCTAAATTGATGTAGTTTAGTGACTTTATATCTTGAACATGTGGTTTGGTGTGAGTCTTAGTGACTCCCAGATCAATCAATGAGTTAGTCACTTTCCTGTTATATGGAAGATGCTACACTTTAGCAAACCCCACATTAACCAAGTGGGAATGCAATGGTGTGGTGCATATACTAGCTCTGCCTGGACCACTGTGACAATAACCAAAGGAGAAACAGACAAAAACATTACAAATTTCCCTTCTAGATATCTATTCCAACTTTACATGATAACACAGAAGCAATGcaaattttctcttaaaaagataagaacaaaggtttttgagatttgttcaaaacaagctagAGAAACAATTGGAGAAGTGAAGCAGGTTGAAAGATTTAGAATAAAGCAAATACAAGGTAGGGAGGTTCAAAATGAATAACAGTAACATATATATGGTACAATGGTAGTACAGCAACGCATTTCAAATCCTCCATGCCAGGACCTACATTGATCCAAGAAAATGGATGCTTTACATTAATGTGATTCCGACTACTCCGGAAATATGTTTACCAAGGCAGAACTTTCAGTAAATCTGATCCGTTTGAATTTTGCCCAAGCAACTAAACATATACTGCCACTTAAAAAAGAACTTATCTTTTAGCTCAGTTCATTCCCTAGTCTCAAATTGCTGATCCGTATAGCATGTGATCCAAGTACACTAATTCAACTGCTAACCCAAAAAGATTGTGCAGATCCAAAAGCATAACTCCAGGTACAACAAAGTTAAGCCAACAAATCCATAGCAAATATAAGATTCAGTCTTTttgctataaaaaaaaaaaaaaaaagattaacagTATGACCCCAGCTACAATTgtaaactaaaatttgaaggaaaaaaaagattaaCATACCATAACTAATGATTGAACAAGAATAGAAGCGAATTGGTATACTCACAGATAAGATATTTTTATTTGGATTTAGGGGTTGTTACCTGGCCATATCCAATATCAACTCCATAAACAAACAATGCACCATACTGAAGTAAACAGTCGGTAAATCCACCAGTTGACCAGCATGAATCAAGAGCTACTTTGCCAGTAATATCGATAAATAGCAGCTTCTAACTTATGTCCTGCTCTGCATATACAAAACAGAGGAACAAATTAGCATAACAGGTCTTACCAAAGTTCGAGCATAAAATGACACAAGTAGCTGTCAAGTGTTTACAAATGAACAACATAACTGAACAATGCTCTTGAAATGAGGATCCTGAAATCCAGCTTACCTACCAATGTTGGAATAAAACACATACTACTTGTTCGTTACAAGAGTTGATTAGTCTGTAAATGTGAAAAATTAAGAAGACGTAACTCAAGGCTACAAAACTGAATATAATCATTACAAGAGTTGATTAGTCTTCTTGTTTTAGGCATATGCCAGTCTCTTCTTCCACCTGGAGTGTTATAATAAGAATAATGTAACTTAGCTTTAGGTTAAAGTTGTAAAACTTGCATCTTACACTTAGTACTTGACTGTTGATTATCAAAAGAAGCAGAAAAcagtcaaacaaataaaatttcaaaaGATTCTAAAAAGCAACATACTCAGGATCGATAGAAATATACAAAGACAAGTAGGAAAAATAAAAGTATTGAACAAGGCATATTTGCATAAGCAAGAACAAGCAGTAATGAATCTCAAGAGTACCTTGTAAAGAAACTAGATTGGTTTTTCTGAGGACGAAACAAAAAGGAGAAAACCAGTACCAAGTTAAAGAGaggaaaaatatataaacaagtAATAAAACTCTCCAAGACACAGGGGCCGGAGGAAAAGCATATTATTGATCACTAAAAAGCttatggttttgtggtgatgatGGATATGGATAGCCATGAACTATAACCAACCACCCGTCTTTTTTGGCTCAAGCAACCATCATATATTATTGGAACAATAATCTTTTTAATAAACCAAAACCATAGCTTGTGGTTTAGAAGGAATCTAAATTAATTTTCAGCTGATTACATGAACTTTCCAAAATACAAGCAGAAAGAGATATGACACAGCAAATATACATGgcattatacatatatacatattgagagagagagagagagagacctcacGGATTGCGGTGCCGAGAAAATCACCCTTGTCATCATCCAACATTCCAGCAGGCAACTCCAGTATGATCCTTCCAACAGGTACTCTAACCTTCGATATGCAACAATTTTTAATagggtttgattacatggaagTACAATGCCGTAATTTCTTTTTGTGATAATATAGGAATTAGGATGAACGTGATTTTCCGATTTAAGTAAAGCATCATAATGTCATAACAGATACTCTAAAACACCAAAATGAAATGAAGAGCTACCTGTTCAGTAAGAACAGCATAAGCCTTGCCCTCCGATTCCAAAAGTATAAGCACAGCTACAGCCGGTCCGCGTGCAAACACAATACCTGGAACCTAAATATGTTTTAGTTTCacaacaaacaaatcaacaactaTGGCCACCAAAATATACCATTAGAATAAAAAAGACAAGTATGTATATGACTAGATACCTTTTCCCCTGTTTCTTTATCAATCACATCTGCTTCAAACTTCAGAAACCCAATCCTCTTTCCAAACATATCCACACCCTATTATAACCCAGCTGATCAGTTCCAAGACTATGAACttatcaaaaccaaatcaaTTCAACCACTTTAAAGAAGGACTGGATCACCTGAATTAGAACTCGTTTCAGAGCCAAAGAACCGTCGCTTAGAATCCCAGTTTCACTCTCCATGTTCTTCAGCCACTGCTTAAACAAAGACGAATCAATAGCGCTCCTGCAACGTTTTACCATCATTATGAATACTTGGGTTCAGTTTATATCCGAAGTTTTAGACTTTTCTGAAGAACAAGGAAGGGAAAAGCGTGACTGGCCTGAACTGGGAGGAGGAGATGTGGGGGGCGGCGACGATCTGGACGGGCTCGGCGTCGAGTTGACTCGGGAGAGTGAGGGAGTGAGTCAACGGTGGCGGGTCGGATGACATTTTGCAGGAGAAGGATCGAAGGGCGAGGAGTGTTCTGGGGAGTGTGAGTGTGAGTGTGGTTCTGGGGATCAACGACATGGAAGCTTGAACGAGCTTGCTACAACCAACGGGGAGCAAGTGCCCATCTCAATAACAATGCAACACCCAAAACGGATCACAATGTTGGCCAAACAAGATCATAACTTAGTCCAAAAATGGCAAAATAAAACTTGGTCAGAAGAAACTTACTTGTAATCAATCCCAACCAGCACAGAGGCTCCAAGAGATACGAATACCCACCATGGCCtacaaaaattcaaaagtaaataaataatctaaaattaaataaaaaatccaaCTATAAATTACAATTGGGACTATGTATGACATTTCTGGAGTAGCCAAGTTCTTGGTAGTTATGTGTATTCAACATATATAATGGTCTAAAGTatctaaaactaaaaaaaaccTGATATATAGAAAAATACAAGCAGTTCAAATAACAAATCTAGATTAGTGGTACCTGCAGATGTAATCAAATTTTGAGCATATATGCTTTCAATTAAAATGACCTGAGAAAAGGAAAAGTACCTGAAGAAGCAACTCGAGTTGCAAAAAAAGACACTGAAGCTTTGTGAAGTAGATTTTCAAATTCAATCTTTTCTATCAAGTAACCTGCAGTTGACAAAAGAAAGTGCTAAAATAATGAAAGAACAAAACATATGTACAAATAACACATACAAATGAGCAGCTTAATCCAGCATCCtcacaatcaaaacaaaacatttgaaATAAAAAGATTAGGTTTTGATTCAATTGAGCTAAAAGAAatcagaaacagagagagacagagccATTACGTAGTCCCTGAAAGCCAGCCCAACTTCCATGCTTCGGAGAATCTCCTCTGTCAGCTCCAAAGAGACCTTATCTTCTCTTTCTGGTCCACCTTTTCGCacccaaaattggaaaatcaaaTCCCTAATTCTCTACTGATTGAGATCAAATTTGAAGACGAAAGCTTTGAAATTTCGGTTATCTGCAATTTGGGGAATGCTTGACATTGCTTATTGCTCCATCTTATTTCGAGGAATCGGAAATTTCAGAGCAGCCCTTCGTCTCCTGCCACAGTCCCGCCGTCTCTAACCTCTGGACAAGGTTGGGTTTCTTTTGCCTTAAAACCCCGACTTAGCGGTTTAAGGCTGCAACGGCTACAAGCCATGAAATCGATGTAGGTCCTCATGTTTTCGCCCAAAATCAAACAAACTTCACAAATGAAAACATGGAagagcaaaaaataaaaagaggggCTCGAGTAAATGACCTGCTTGTCGATCACAACTCTGAATAGTCGCTCAACTCCCCAAATGCAATCGCTCACAAGCTAAAGAAGAACAATGAACCACAACGAACAATCAAGAGCTAAAAAGACTGAAATCAAATCCATATGAACGAACAAAAGCTATGAATAAGCTGAGAAGCCTATTCATAAACACAACAAATCTCCCACAAGCCTGATACCATCAACAAGTAAAACGACTGAAATTGACTCTATCATTTACATATATAGAACTAGAACAATACGTACTAAGATTACTTCGTCTCCGACCGGCGACTCCTAGAATCCTTCGACAGGCAAATCATTCGAATCCCACAACAGAGTCGTTCTCTGAAGTGAGTCTCGCCGACTGGCCGCCGCTCTCTTGCTTCGATTCTAGAGGCTAAGACGGAACGGCGCTGTTTAGAAATGCTTCGATGAATAAGCTGAGGACAGACTGGACAGAGTCGATGCCGGACTGGACGGAGTTGATGCCGAAGAAGCTGAGGACGTAGATGAAGGAAGGAAGGGAGGAGATGGAGGTAGGGTTTGGGAGGAGATCCAGTTTGGGGTGAGTTCAGAATGAAGGCGAGTTCGAGTGAGATGGAGGCCGCGCGAGAGCTTAGGGTTTTCTGTCCAACTTTTGGGATCgggctttaatttttttttctaagtgtgaaagtttttagatttagtacccgcttcttcaattcacttaaaacacttagcgcgttttgcaaaaataggttcccgcaaattttcaaacaaaacttttaacaccggtcattttaagacccgatgttaatgatatacatttaaatcggtatttttgtaaaacgatgttagattaggtttttacatcctgtgcaagtctgaccgatttaaaacatgcgatgtctatgaacagatttctagtagtgaataggagtgggatttccaaaaccttttctaacttagttttctctctaattttcggatcctatatatatgtagacttgTATATTTTGTTTCTCTCATAATTCTTGCTCTCTAATTCGTATGTTAAATGTAAGtgctctctctctaactcttgttgttctaattctaagcatgcttgttcttgtaaacttgtaataatGTCGTGAACTTGTATATGTTCTTATAATTGTATAAATTTGtatattctttgtttttaaattgtttctcacatgttagcaccctcaatccccggtttagaacgatccctgcttactctatactaacgctcgacattttcagggtttaaattggcgaatgcttttgcacgtatcaatttttggcgccgttgccggggattgaaaagtcttcatgtgatgaaaacgccactaaggtatgattttggtaagggattatgaactattatggaataggtgaagtctcttttgttgacattagccttaaccccttattagcacctaatttaggtctcttaaggttgtgggcggcttttgttaacacttgaaaaatgtcttgcacttaatttttcccttatcctagtaagtatagcctatgtgagatggtgactaggaaggggacaacgttcatgacgggttttgaaatcagaaaggcaatcaaacgagcgtaaaccactatgtgggagtagcttgtgccaaaatggtttctacctctcgtgctcgtcctcccccgcactggccatttcagtaaggttgcccaaaggatttgcgaagaaatatgtgtggagacaaggacttgggccgcacgtccaaaacaatagtcCATGATGTCTTATTGAAGtcatatacttagacaattttcgCATAAATTTGTTTTGGTAAGAAGGAAGTgagtcataacggaataggtgagagttcttttattaatacttgTCAAGCAACTTCCTTTGTCTCTGCGGCGCACCTGAGTAACACAgggtgtctaggttgattggatacgagaagtgcaaACAAAagggcgtaaaccactatgtgggagtagccctgccaaaatcgttcctctactacctggctctgtgCGAAAAGAGTTACCAAAGGATGAAGGGGGGGGAGACTTGTATTAACATTGGAAtctctgggccgcacgtccaaacCTTGACTTACAAATCTCTTATTGAAATTGGTTAATTCGGAAATTGTAAAAGATTGTCAATAATCACTAAAATTTTCGTTGGCCATGTGTATGAATGTATATATGTGATGTtttaagccttactatgaggcgtttgtggggcacaatgtggaggatgtacccctccaagaGGCGCCACAACCAACTGAGGATTAATTGAAGgtgcaagtctaggctgaaagactttaaacattaagcgctgcatgggaggcaacccatttcaaccgtagctgtggaggagccatcaacgcagatttgctttcttgacctcttcccttctcttttaatttcgtccactttgtttttattttaggatttgttgcgtTATCTCTTATGCCATGCTTGCTTGATGCTTTGTATGCTTTCTACTTatttatacattgaggacaatgcatgatttaagtgtgggggtgatacgctaaaaacaagcgctcaacttaaccctgcaagatgtagtcgttagcaatatagagtaagcagggatcgttcaagccggggattgagggtaacaaattattcacacaaaataaaaacaaactaatttaaactaactaaaacaaaaatcaaacaaataaaatctgaaactaaacaaaacaaaaacgtcaaatactagaaaagagagaaaaatatggcaggaaacagaaggggatagaaaggggctctgcaatcctaaacaagaacaatattttggggtttttggtttttaacgaaaataaaagataatataaaagaaaaacaattttgattttaggtttttagaaaataagatggagaatatgttagagactcggaaatccaccaccaattactttcgaacaatgttaagttaacctagtttcaattactaaggtgtgaacagaaatcaaccaagaaacaagtcggagcagatcatgtcccttattaatgtttccctaaaTACTTAGTCTTcgtgaacgcacaatagctaagcctatcaaacatgcaatcaaggtatagaacgctatcctatcaacaacacatatagtgtcaacatatttgaagcattaagatctcatggaaacgattgattatagagttgcagtctagtgtggaacgcctacctagcatgctcttccAATTGTTTAAGacatcagcttttgtccaaagccttgcatacttgtggattagaaaagaagacgattaggtgaattattttctaaacctagctccaattacatgcataaatcctatgttcGAGACCATAAAACatacacatgcaaaagttttcaatcaatcagagataaacaaccaatccacaccaaagatcaagaaactaaatttaaacaaacatatgttctacataattggggcttcaaaccttgcccctaacaaaaattaactagccacacatcgtcttaaattcaacaaataaaagcatgagtattagattacaagatgataaaaaccgtaaaagggagagtatgagagccacgaattcacttttaggcagccttagATGCAAGCACTCCTTCAAGATAGGTCACGGCAGAAGCTTGATGGAAGGTGGAAGATGAATTGCACGGTTTTCcttcttgaagacttgggaatttttgagactttgtgtgctagggtttgggagcagaAGATGGCGCTGTAGGATGGTCATTTGCAACGTGTTCTgcttctctatatatatgtggagcacccccaagtttccttttccaattctgctttgaaagcctcccctagttgcttgaggattactctACTTGGTgcataattaaatgattttcaagccttaataatcttcccaaaatcttgaggaatcattctaggactctccttcatatttgcagcagcaaCAACCATCCAAAAATGCCCTggaaatccgtccaaagaagaaTTCTGCAAAACcgtcctgttttgactaggattcaatttctgactctgaagcttccttcttggacaaggaacgacttcatcttgacaagtttctggatggttcttgactcccacgtgttctatgacatcatataatctagaatgatcaataaccttctcgaaaaactccaagaaaatcgccggaaaagatctcccaaaaagcttcgtgaaaagctgacagtttctgccttatcgggaagcctagTTTGTGCTTGGTTTCCTGCTGCCTCGTTGACGTTTCTGACCAGTTCTTTAGCTCTAGTTCAAGTATAACATCATGTATTTAAGGTTAGCTGGCCCTTTCTGAAAAGTTACAGCTGGAAGAATGCAATAATtactcctcaaaaccgttcccagaaagctgattctgaaactgcagttttctggtttgcagcaactgttttgcacaacgatttccgtggacttcccttgtaatttccggccaaatggttgatcaaacttggtcctctgcatcagtacttcatgtttcatggcttcgttgctccctttcagctcttatttctcttgaatcactccacgaactacctaaaaagaaaacaaagttaaaactgactttttaaaggaaataactaagaaaagtgtaagggATTTCACACTATATTCgtcgcatttatgctcctatcaaattcccccacacttagcttttgctagtcccttagcaaaatcaaaacaaagaaaataaaac encodes the following:
- the LOC133724750 gene encoding nudix hydrolase 14, chloroplastic-like isoform X2, which produces MSLIPRTTLTLTLPRTLLALRSFSCKMSSDPPPLTHSLTLPSQLDAEPVQIVAAPHISSSQFRSAIDSSLFKQWLKNMESETGILSDGSLALKRVLIQGVDMFGKRIGFLKFEADVIDKETGEKVPGIVFARGPAVAVLILLESEGKAYAVLTEQVRVPVGRIILELPAGMLDDDKGDFLGTAIRESRT
- the LOC133724750 gene encoding nudix hydrolase 14, chloroplastic-like isoform X3 codes for the protein MSLIPRTTLTLTLPRTLLALRSFSCKMSSDPPPLTHSLTLPSQLDAEPVQIVAAPHISSSQFRSAIDSSLFKQWLKNMESETGILSDGSLALKRVLIQGVDMFGKRIGFLKFEADVIDKETGEKVPGIVFARGPAVAVLILLESEGKAYAVLTEQVRVPVGRIILELPAGMLDDDKGDFLGTAIREDIS
- the LOC133724750 gene encoding nudix hydrolase 14, chloroplastic-like isoform X1; protein product: MSLIPRTTLTLTLPRTLLALRSFSCKMSSDPPPLTHSLTLPSQLDAEPVQIVAAPHISSSQFRSAIDSSLFKQWLKNMESETGILSDGSLALKRVLIQGVDMFGKRIGFLKFEADVIDKETGEKVPGIVFARGPAVAVLILLESEGKAYAVLTEQVRVPVGRIILELPAGMLDDDKGDFLGTAIREVEEETGICLKQED